In the Engystomops pustulosus chromosome 2, aEngPut4.maternal, whole genome shotgun sequence genome, one interval contains:
- the IMPG2 gene encoding interphotoreceptor matrix proteoglycan 2 isoform X2, giving the protein MILCSWVIILGFFCMTVLEGQLQPPTVIESRTALDSMGHKVTTTLQNDMEEGSGSETESSPPLAESHNLYKTFLKRKKRAILFPSGVKVCPEETFEQALVNHMNFFRLRVCQETVWEVFKIFWDRLPDQAEYQHWMHLCEEGKIPIFEIGEKFSQSDDHHKLVIEKLALTKHAASSSCTDWTCGSDVTPTPETEETTTAQAAAANVPPPHEILVENYTSNTGLTAKPTEEDMDNEIFKVTENPRKPVDKMVEFSIIVLNEPYNKELADKSSDAYKRFTGLFTDEMEPVFQALPGYKRIIVQKISPSILNDRVVLQVHYAVIFEGDADAINSATLDLMNLHSNKIEDTSLNYIEDNPTAVYTVSSFRNYIVDALIKQILIGEHTLHIDADSLQLVNVKTVPSYLSNEWTLVTDKPTFPIPSTADVDNALQAEWLPTGYSTIKNAFSYEETSEELTSRSQVALEAESPVVTEDIDFKVYATSTLEENFTTPADGLTSQQGITLSLLDTSTITVGTEDLQENSGDNDISLFQDIIPSASPKLDFKETTVPNEIQVVITNLPPTILTSSAGDGDSDIVTSAIVAEEPAISESSLGSFFSNTEQPNADWDIEISQVTTENMQEAAEILVEDNLLPTAESIKPLDEGSGSGFGRLAEEEAWSWIKTTVDPLSYVKGQSIDIDLMDTTKNYEEFIEEHFTERSLDESIRLGSTQDSPILIQGPNSYGPQSSTPIASLVKQPIVHESSTKPPPVLWTPEYWNVELSVQTPESSELDGDMFTSEPDVLLGSTVDYLPSLTGDILRSTHTSEPLLQTNLILAYDVDVTTESSIFNEIEPLKTHIEDHTFTPTISQHHNTVTASSDTNDILTTSNNDITSLSSLKSQEEMLNTIPNIDVTQSLNDIDSTGENNMPNIIPMIHKGEAITDPIQYEQLPSGTPVGPTNSLTQDIEVTMDVQDISVDLDHISTVYFHPDMSPEERSMIAKNIDSTDLTDVVFSTHGNNVSSSAKARALVVFFSLRVTNMIFSEDLFNKHSPEYKALEQRFLELLVPYLQSNLTGFQNLEILNFRNGSIIVNSRMKFAKPVPRNVTNAVYIILEDFCNTAYQTMNLAIDKYSLDVESGDLADPCKFQACNEYSECLINKWSGEGECVCNPGYVSVDGLPCQSICDLEIDFCMNDGKCDIIPGQGAICRCRVGENWWYRGEHCEEYVSEPLVVGIAIASVAGFLLVASAIIFFLARTLRVQDTKGDSEESGGRPSDSLSSIENPVKYNPMYESDITGYSHYYKRYPQLPSTSTSTSPETSADFSSEEIRHIYENSELTKEEIQDRIRIIELYAKDRQFAEFVRQHQMSVDNVRRASSTS; this is encoded by the exons TTTGCCAAGAAACAGTTTGGGaagttttcaaaatattttgggATCGACTTCCGGACCAAGCAGAATATCAGCACTGGATGCACTTGTGTGAAGAGGGCAAAATTCCTATATTTGAGATAGGGGAGAAGTTCAGTCAATCAGATGACCATCACAAGTTGGTCATAGAG AAACTTGCTCTGACTAAACATGCAGCAAGCAG CTCTTGCACTGATTGGACATGTGG ATCAGATGTAACTCCAACTCCTGAAACTGAGGAAACTACAACTGCTCAAG CTGCAGCAGCCAATGTACCTCCACCACATGAAATATTGGTTGAGAACTACACTTCTAATACTGGTTTGACTGCAAAGCCAACTGAAGAGGAC ATGGACAATGAAATATTCAAGGTGACAGAGAATCCAAGAAAACCAGTGGACAAAATGGTGGAATTTAGTATCATTGTACTAAATGAGCCATACAACAAGGAGCTAGCTGACAAGTCCAGTGACGCATATAAACGATTTActggattgtttactgatgag ATGGAACCTGTATTTCAAGCTTTGCCTGGATATAAAAGAATCATAGTACAAAAAATCAG cCCTTCCATACTCAATGACAG AGTTGTTCTACAAGTACACTATGCAGTCATTTTTGAAGGGGATGCAGATGCCATTAACAGTGCAACCTTGGACCTCATGAATCTCCATTCCAATAAAATTGAGGACACCTCATTAAATTATATTGAAGATaatcctacagctgtttatacaGTCAGCAGCTTCCGAAATTACATTGTAGATGCGCTAATCAAGCAGATATTAATAGGTGAACACACACTACATATAGATGCAGATTCTCTCCAGCTTGTAAATG tgAAGACCGTTCCTTCTTATCTTTCCAATGAATGGACTTTAGTCACTGATAAACCGACATTTCCTATTCCTTCCACAGCTGATGTT GATAATGCATTACAAGCGGAATGGCTTCCAACTGGTTATTCAACCATTAAGAATGCCTTTTCATATGAGGAAACAAGTGAGGAGCTTACATCAAGAAGTCAGGTTGCTCTGGAAGCAGAAAGCCCTGTTGTCACAGAAGACATTGATTTTAAAGTTTATGCCACATCAACCTTAGAAGAAAACTTTACCACTCCAGCAGATGGCCTAACCTCTCAGCAAGGCATAACCTTAAGTTTGCTTGATACCAGCACAATCACAGTTGGTACTGAAGACCTGCAAGAAAATTCCGGAGACAATGACATTTCACTGTTCCAGGATATAATTCCAAGCGCATCACCTAAGCTAGATTTTAAAGAGACAACCGTTCCTAATGAAATCCAAGTAGTTATCACCAATCTCCCTCCCACCATCTTAACCTCATCAGCTGGAGATGGTGACTCAGACATCGTGACTTCTGCAATTGTTGCAGAAGAACCTGCAATAAGTGAATCCTCTCTAGGGAGTTTTTTCAGCAATACAGAACAACCAAATGCAGATTGGGATATTGAGATATCACAAGTTACTACAGAGAACATGCAAGAAGCAGCTGAAATACTTGTAGAAGACAATTTATTGCCAACAGCAGAGAGTATTAAACCTTTGGATGAGGGTTCTGGTTCTGGCTTTGGACGTTTGGCTGAAGAAGAAGCTTGGTCATGGATAAAAACTACAGTGGATCCACTTTCGTATGTAAAAGGACAATCAATTGATATAGATTTAATGGATACAACAAAAAACTATGAAGAGTTTATTGAAGAACATTTTACTGAGAGATCTCTTGATGAGAGTATTAGATTGGGTAGCACACAAGACAGCCCTATTTTAATCCAGGGCCCAAATTCTTATGGTccccaaagctccactcccattgcAAGTCTAGTAAAACAGCCCATTGTGCATGAGTCCTCAACCAAACCTCCACCTGTGTTGTGGACACCTGAATACTGGAATGTAGAGTTGTCAGTGCAAACACCAGAATCATCTGAGCTAGATGGAGACATGTTCACTAGTGAACCAGATGTCTTACTTGGAAGCACAGTGGATTATTTACCATCTTTAACAGGAGACATTTTACGCTCTACACACACATCAGAACCTCTTTTACAAACTAACCTAATTTTGGCATATGATGTAGATGTAACTACAGAGAGTTCAATATTTAATGAAATTGAACCACTTAAGACACATATTGAAGACCATACTTTCACCCCAACAATTTCCCAACACCATAACACTGTTACAGCCAGTTCTGACACAAATGATATTTTGACAACATCAAATAATGATATTACATCATTGTCATCACTTAAATCACAAGAGGAGATGTTAAATACCATACCCAACATAGATGTGACTCAATCCCTCAATGACATTGATTCTACAGGAGAAAATAATATGCCCAATATAATCCCTATGATACATAAAGGGGAGGCCATTACAGATCCCATACAATACGAACAACTTCCTAGTGGTACCCCTGTAGGCCCAACAAATTCTCTTACCCAAGATATAGAAGTAACAATGGATGTTCAGGATATATCTGTGGATCTTGATCATATTAGCACTGTATACTTTCACCCTGACATGAGTCCGGAAGAAAGAAGCATGATAGCAAAAAATATAGATTCTACTGATTTGACGGATGTTGTGTTCTCTACTCATGGGAACAATGTTAGTTCCTCAGCAAAGGCGCGAGCCCTTGTGGTGTTCTTTAGTCTCCGTGTCACCAATATGATATTCTCAGAGGATCTATTTAATAAACACTCTCCGGAATATAAGGCTTTGGAACAAAGATTTCTTGAACTT TTGGTTCCTTATCTGCAGTCTAACTTGACTGGATTTCAAAACCTTGAAATATTGAATTTTCGGAATGGCAGCATCATTGTAAATAGCAGGATGAAGTTTGCAAAACCTGTTCCACGAAATGTTACAAATGCTGTGTACATCATACTTGAAGACTTTTGTAACACTGCTTACCAAACCATGAACTTGGCCATTGATAAGTATTCTTTGGATGTTGAATCAG GAGACTTAGCCGATCCTTGTAAATTTCAAGCTTGTAACGAGTATTCTGAGTGTCTTATAAACAAGTGGAGTGGTGAAGGAGAATGTGTTTGTAACCCTGGATATGTGAGCGTTGATGGTTTACCATGTCAAAGCATCTGTGACCTGGAAATAGATTTCTGTATGAATGATGGTAAATGTGACATTATTCCTGGCCAAGGAGCAATCTGCAG GTGTCGAGTAGGTGAAAACTGGTGGTATCGTGGAGAACATTGTGAGGAATATGTTTCCGAACCTTTAGTTGTTGGTATTGCCATTGCATCAGTTGCTGGATTTTTACTTGTTGCATCAGCTATAATATTTTTCCTAGCAAGGACGCTCAGAGTACAGGATACAAAGGGTGATTCAGAAGAATCTGGGGG GAGACCAAGCGACAGTCTGTCTTCTATTGAGAATCCTGTCAAATACAACCCAATGTATGAAAGTGACATCACGGGTTACAGTCATTATTATAAGAGATATCCACAGCTCCCTTCGACAAGCACATCTACCAGCCCTGAGACGTCAGCAGACTTCAGCAGTGAAGAGATACGGCATATTTATGAGAACAGCGAGCTCACTAAAGAG GAAATTCAAGATCGAATACGAATAATAGAACTTTATGCAAAAGACAGACAGTTTGCTGAATTTGTGAGGCAACACCAAAT gTCTGTGGACAATGTGAGAAGAGCAAGCTCAACAAGTTAA
- the IMPG2 gene encoding interphotoreceptor matrix proteoglycan 2 isoform X1: protein MILCSWVIILGFFCMTVLEGQLQPPTVIESRTALDSMGHKVTTTLQNDMEEGSGSETESSPPLAESHNLYKTFLKRKKRAILFPSGVKVCPEETFEQALVNHMNFFRLRVCQETVWEVFKIFWDRLPDQAEYQHWMHLCEEGKIPIFEIGEKFSQSDDHHKLVIEKLALTKHAASSSCTDWTCGKDIALWLHLCRSDVTPTPETEETTTAQAAAANVPPPHEILVENYTSNTGLTAKPTEEDMDNEIFKVTENPRKPVDKMVEFSIIVLNEPYNKELADKSSDAYKRFTGLFTDEMEPVFQALPGYKRIIVQKISPSILNDRVVLQVHYAVIFEGDADAINSATLDLMNLHSNKIEDTSLNYIEDNPTAVYTVSSFRNYIVDALIKQILIGEHTLHIDADSLQLVNVKTVPSYLSNEWTLVTDKPTFPIPSTADVDNALQAEWLPTGYSTIKNAFSYEETSEELTSRSQVALEAESPVVTEDIDFKVYATSTLEENFTTPADGLTSQQGITLSLLDTSTITVGTEDLQENSGDNDISLFQDIIPSASPKLDFKETTVPNEIQVVITNLPPTILTSSAGDGDSDIVTSAIVAEEPAISESSLGSFFSNTEQPNADWDIEISQVTTENMQEAAEILVEDNLLPTAESIKPLDEGSGSGFGRLAEEEAWSWIKTTVDPLSYVKGQSIDIDLMDTTKNYEEFIEEHFTERSLDESIRLGSTQDSPILIQGPNSYGPQSSTPIASLVKQPIVHESSTKPPPVLWTPEYWNVELSVQTPESSELDGDMFTSEPDVLLGSTVDYLPSLTGDILRSTHTSEPLLQTNLILAYDVDVTTESSIFNEIEPLKTHIEDHTFTPTISQHHNTVTASSDTNDILTTSNNDITSLSSLKSQEEMLNTIPNIDVTQSLNDIDSTGENNMPNIIPMIHKGEAITDPIQYEQLPSGTPVGPTNSLTQDIEVTMDVQDISVDLDHISTVYFHPDMSPEERSMIAKNIDSTDLTDVVFSTHGNNVSSSAKARALVVFFSLRVTNMIFSEDLFNKHSPEYKALEQRFLELLVPYLQSNLTGFQNLEILNFRNGSIIVNSRMKFAKPVPRNVTNAVYIILEDFCNTAYQTMNLAIDKYSLDVESGDLADPCKFQACNEYSECLINKWSGEGECVCNPGYVSVDGLPCQSICDLEIDFCMNDGKCDIIPGQGAICRCRVGENWWYRGEHCEEYVSEPLVVGIAIASVAGFLLVASAIIFFLARTLRVQDTKGDSEESGGRPSDSLSSIENPVKYNPMYESDITGYSHYYKRYPQLPSTSTSTSPETSADFSSEEIRHIYENSELTKEEIQDRIRIIELYAKDRQFAEFVRQHQMSVDNVRRASSTS, encoded by the exons TTTGCCAAGAAACAGTTTGGGaagttttcaaaatattttgggATCGACTTCCGGACCAAGCAGAATATCAGCACTGGATGCACTTGTGTGAAGAGGGCAAAATTCCTATATTTGAGATAGGGGAGAAGTTCAGTCAATCAGATGACCATCACAAGTTGGTCATAGAG AAACTTGCTCTGACTAAACATGCAGCAAGCAG CTCTTGCACTGATTGGACATGTGG AAAAGACATTGCTCTATGGCTTCATCTGTGCAG ATCAGATGTAACTCCAACTCCTGAAACTGAGGAAACTACAACTGCTCAAG CTGCAGCAGCCAATGTACCTCCACCACATGAAATATTGGTTGAGAACTACACTTCTAATACTGGTTTGACTGCAAAGCCAACTGAAGAGGAC ATGGACAATGAAATATTCAAGGTGACAGAGAATCCAAGAAAACCAGTGGACAAAATGGTGGAATTTAGTATCATTGTACTAAATGAGCCATACAACAAGGAGCTAGCTGACAAGTCCAGTGACGCATATAAACGATTTActggattgtttactgatgag ATGGAACCTGTATTTCAAGCTTTGCCTGGATATAAAAGAATCATAGTACAAAAAATCAG cCCTTCCATACTCAATGACAG AGTTGTTCTACAAGTACACTATGCAGTCATTTTTGAAGGGGATGCAGATGCCATTAACAGTGCAACCTTGGACCTCATGAATCTCCATTCCAATAAAATTGAGGACACCTCATTAAATTATATTGAAGATaatcctacagctgtttatacaGTCAGCAGCTTCCGAAATTACATTGTAGATGCGCTAATCAAGCAGATATTAATAGGTGAACACACACTACATATAGATGCAGATTCTCTCCAGCTTGTAAATG tgAAGACCGTTCCTTCTTATCTTTCCAATGAATGGACTTTAGTCACTGATAAACCGACATTTCCTATTCCTTCCACAGCTGATGTT GATAATGCATTACAAGCGGAATGGCTTCCAACTGGTTATTCAACCATTAAGAATGCCTTTTCATATGAGGAAACAAGTGAGGAGCTTACATCAAGAAGTCAGGTTGCTCTGGAAGCAGAAAGCCCTGTTGTCACAGAAGACATTGATTTTAAAGTTTATGCCACATCAACCTTAGAAGAAAACTTTACCACTCCAGCAGATGGCCTAACCTCTCAGCAAGGCATAACCTTAAGTTTGCTTGATACCAGCACAATCACAGTTGGTACTGAAGACCTGCAAGAAAATTCCGGAGACAATGACATTTCACTGTTCCAGGATATAATTCCAAGCGCATCACCTAAGCTAGATTTTAAAGAGACAACCGTTCCTAATGAAATCCAAGTAGTTATCACCAATCTCCCTCCCACCATCTTAACCTCATCAGCTGGAGATGGTGACTCAGACATCGTGACTTCTGCAATTGTTGCAGAAGAACCTGCAATAAGTGAATCCTCTCTAGGGAGTTTTTTCAGCAATACAGAACAACCAAATGCAGATTGGGATATTGAGATATCACAAGTTACTACAGAGAACATGCAAGAAGCAGCTGAAATACTTGTAGAAGACAATTTATTGCCAACAGCAGAGAGTATTAAACCTTTGGATGAGGGTTCTGGTTCTGGCTTTGGACGTTTGGCTGAAGAAGAAGCTTGGTCATGGATAAAAACTACAGTGGATCCACTTTCGTATGTAAAAGGACAATCAATTGATATAGATTTAATGGATACAACAAAAAACTATGAAGAGTTTATTGAAGAACATTTTACTGAGAGATCTCTTGATGAGAGTATTAGATTGGGTAGCACACAAGACAGCCCTATTTTAATCCAGGGCCCAAATTCTTATGGTccccaaagctccactcccattgcAAGTCTAGTAAAACAGCCCATTGTGCATGAGTCCTCAACCAAACCTCCACCTGTGTTGTGGACACCTGAATACTGGAATGTAGAGTTGTCAGTGCAAACACCAGAATCATCTGAGCTAGATGGAGACATGTTCACTAGTGAACCAGATGTCTTACTTGGAAGCACAGTGGATTATTTACCATCTTTAACAGGAGACATTTTACGCTCTACACACACATCAGAACCTCTTTTACAAACTAACCTAATTTTGGCATATGATGTAGATGTAACTACAGAGAGTTCAATATTTAATGAAATTGAACCACTTAAGACACATATTGAAGACCATACTTTCACCCCAACAATTTCCCAACACCATAACACTGTTACAGCCAGTTCTGACACAAATGATATTTTGACAACATCAAATAATGATATTACATCATTGTCATCACTTAAATCACAAGAGGAGATGTTAAATACCATACCCAACATAGATGTGACTCAATCCCTCAATGACATTGATTCTACAGGAGAAAATAATATGCCCAATATAATCCCTATGATACATAAAGGGGAGGCCATTACAGATCCCATACAATACGAACAACTTCCTAGTGGTACCCCTGTAGGCCCAACAAATTCTCTTACCCAAGATATAGAAGTAACAATGGATGTTCAGGATATATCTGTGGATCTTGATCATATTAGCACTGTATACTTTCACCCTGACATGAGTCCGGAAGAAAGAAGCATGATAGCAAAAAATATAGATTCTACTGATTTGACGGATGTTGTGTTCTCTACTCATGGGAACAATGTTAGTTCCTCAGCAAAGGCGCGAGCCCTTGTGGTGTTCTTTAGTCTCCGTGTCACCAATATGATATTCTCAGAGGATCTATTTAATAAACACTCTCCGGAATATAAGGCTTTGGAACAAAGATTTCTTGAACTT TTGGTTCCTTATCTGCAGTCTAACTTGACTGGATTTCAAAACCTTGAAATATTGAATTTTCGGAATGGCAGCATCATTGTAAATAGCAGGATGAAGTTTGCAAAACCTGTTCCACGAAATGTTACAAATGCTGTGTACATCATACTTGAAGACTTTTGTAACACTGCTTACCAAACCATGAACTTGGCCATTGATAAGTATTCTTTGGATGTTGAATCAG GAGACTTAGCCGATCCTTGTAAATTTCAAGCTTGTAACGAGTATTCTGAGTGTCTTATAAACAAGTGGAGTGGTGAAGGAGAATGTGTTTGTAACCCTGGATATGTGAGCGTTGATGGTTTACCATGTCAAAGCATCTGTGACCTGGAAATAGATTTCTGTATGAATGATGGTAAATGTGACATTATTCCTGGCCAAGGAGCAATCTGCAG GTGTCGAGTAGGTGAAAACTGGTGGTATCGTGGAGAACATTGTGAGGAATATGTTTCCGAACCTTTAGTTGTTGGTATTGCCATTGCATCAGTTGCTGGATTTTTACTTGTTGCATCAGCTATAATATTTTTCCTAGCAAGGACGCTCAGAGTACAGGATACAAAGGGTGATTCAGAAGAATCTGGGGG GAGACCAAGCGACAGTCTGTCTTCTATTGAGAATCCTGTCAAATACAACCCAATGTATGAAAGTGACATCACGGGTTACAGTCATTATTATAAGAGATATCCACAGCTCCCTTCGACAAGCACATCTACCAGCCCTGAGACGTCAGCAGACTTCAGCAGTGAAGAGATACGGCATATTTATGAGAACAGCGAGCTCACTAAAGAG GAAATTCAAGATCGAATACGAATAATAGAACTTTATGCAAAAGACAGACAGTTTGCTGAATTTGTGAGGCAACACCAAAT gTCTGTGGACAATGTGAGAAGAGCAAGCTCAACAAGTTAA